The DNA segment TAAACTGGTTATCTATGGTGTTAGAATTTAATTTAACACTAATGTTGTCTGGTACGTAGCGCTGTAATGTAAAGTTTTGCTTAAAACTGCTTAAACCATTTAAAGGCTGTAAGCCTGCTTGTTTAAATTGTGTGGCAATATAATCTTCAGCGATACCGATTTCAGGACTTCCCGCAAGGCGGCCTTTCAATTCATCGGAGGATAGAAATTGCATATCCTTTTCAATATTGGCAACGGTGATGTCACTTGCCACACAAATATTGGATAAAGCGGCCAGGATCAGGGCAGTGTAATAGGGTTTAATATTCATCGGTATATTCTTATATTTATGGTCAGCTGTATTTACTAACTTTTTTGTTCCAGAAGGGTTTCAAGATCTATTTGGACGGTAGAGTCATTATTGCCAAGCCAGATTTGGCCGGAATCAATGCTGCATTGCAATTCCATGGTTCGATCGACCAAACCTGCAAGTTGTTCACACGTTTCGTCATTAATTTTATACACGTTTAAATTAGAAAAGGCCGATAACTTATTTTGAATTTTCTTCCACCAGACATCGGCGGCTGAACCGTAACTGTATAACCGCATTTCTTTGGCTTTCGTACAGCCTTTTTTAATGCGTTTTTCGTCAATTTGGCCTAACTCTATCCATAAATGAATTTGTTCAGAATAATCTTTTACCCAAATTTCCGGTTCATCATCATCACTTAGTCCTTTGCAAAACTGTATGTCTTCGCGTGCGTTTAAAATGTAAGCTAAAATCCTTACCATCATGCGTCTGTCTGTTTCTGACGGGTGTTGGGCAATGGTAACGTTTAATGTGTCGTAGTAATGCCTATCCATATCAGATAACGAAATAGTGGCTTTATAAATGGTTGCTTTTTGCGCCATAGCGAGTATTTAATCTTCTTTTGCTTGAATTAATTCAATGGCATAACCATCGGGATCTTTAACAAATGCAATTTCAGTGGTACCGCCCTTAACGGGACCGGGTGCACGAGAAATAATGCCACCAAGTGATTCTATCTTTTCACATGCGGTATATACATTGTCCACTTCAATGGCTATATGACCAAACGCCTGCCCAAGGTCGTACTCTTTTACGCCCCAGTTATAGGTTAGTTCCAGTACGGTAGAGTGTGCCATATCGTCATAACCTAAAAAGGCTAAGGTATATTGATATTGTTCATTATCACTACGGCGTAATAGACGCATGCCTAACACATCTTGATAGAAGTTAATTGAGCGGTCTAAATCGCCAACTCGTAGCATGGTATGTAAAATTCGCATTCAGCTTTTTCCTTGATACAGTAAAACTG comes from the Thalassotalea nanhaiensis genome and includes:
- a CDS encoding YaeQ family protein; the encoded protein is MAQKATIYKATISLSDMDRHYYDTLNVTIAQHPSETDRRMMVRILAYILNAREDIQFCKGLSDDDEPEIWVKDYSEQIHLWIELGQIDEKRIKKGCTKAKEMRLYSYGSAADVWWKKIQNKLSAFSNLNVYKINDETCEQLAGLVDRTMELQCSIDSGQIWLGNNDSTVQIDLETLLEQKS
- the gloA gene encoding lactoylglutathione lyase; its protein translation is MRILHTMLRVGDLDRSINFYQDVLGMRLLRRSDNEQYQYTLAFLGYDDMAHSTVLELTYNWGVKEYDLGQAFGHIAIEVDNVYTACEKIESLGGIISRAPGPVKGGTTEIAFVKDPDGYAIELIQAKED